In uncultured Cohaesibacter sp., a genomic segment contains:
- a CDS encoding TetR family transcriptional regulator codes for MARKTKAEKEKTYQALLEASAELFQKQGYTATTLNEIAERAGVTRGAFYGYFPDKSEVIKAIWQEHIMPFFDPIKDALLTLPDHDPATRFRREINNLLELFEDNNVVGRAFFIIMHNMEISVKDRELAEFLDDKYRLYKQVFLCAYTRLQDAGQLRPGVEPEQAAMGFLYILIGMINLALLPFGDFAFTREGYPVFEHYLNSVLQA; via the coding sequence GTGGCCCGGAAGACCAAAGCTGAAAAAGAAAAAACCTATCAGGCCTTGCTTGAAGCCAGCGCAGAACTGTTTCAAAAGCAGGGCTATACGGCGACGACGCTGAACGAAATAGCAGAGCGGGCAGGGGTGACACGGGGTGCCTTCTATGGCTATTTCCCCGACAAATCCGAAGTGATCAAGGCGATCTGGCAAGAGCATATCATGCCCTTCTTTGACCCGATCAAGGACGCTCTACTAACCCTGCCGGACCACGATCCAGCGACTAGATTCAGACGTGAAATCAACAATCTTCTTGAACTGTTTGAAGACAATAACGTTGTTGGACGGGCATTCTTCATCATCATGCACAATATGGAAATCTCGGTGAAGGACCGCGAACTTGCCGAATTTCTCGATGACAAATACCGGCTGTACAAACAGGTTTTCCTTTGCGCCTACACCAGGCTGCAAGATGCAGGACAGTTACGCCCCGGTGTAGAGCCAGAACAGGCTGCCATGGGCTTCCTCTATATTCTTATCGGCATGATCAACTTGGCCCTGCTGCCGTTTGGTGACTTCGCTTTTACGCGGGAAGGCTATCCCGTGTTCGAGCACTATTTGAACAGCGTTCTGCAAGCCTGA
- a CDS encoding efflux RND transporter periplasmic adaptor subunit has protein sequence MTKNLVLLGLMAIMLSGCNSDLFSSADANETAIEDASARPAKIATAHQAALSLPKAFPGVTKASRKAILSFRVDGQIEDFPVHAGQILPKGSLIAQLDDTPYHNVVDARQADFDLAKISLERAQKLFEQDHVAKSTLDAARSTFQSAEAALKAARDNVDYTSLTAPFDGLVAKTYVERYQTVSAGMQIVQFEGTENVDVVFNVPEKLFLRFNPKKLAIKPTLNIEFDALPGKSYPAQYKEIDTVPDSVTRSYAVTVTMPRPADLTVFSGMSVTASLNLAELLSNSDDGGVLIPLEAVFEQDGKRWVWKLDENSEAHKTEVKVYGIQDGSIRISEGLKDGDKVIAIGVSYVTEGLKVRPFKKEGGL, from the coding sequence ATGACAAAAAATCTCGTGCTACTCGGCCTGATGGCTATCATGCTGTCCGGATGCAACAGCGATTTGTTTTCTTCTGCCGATGCCAATGAAACAGCAATTGAAGACGCGTCCGCTCGCCCGGCCAAGATTGCGACCGCGCATCAGGCTGCCCTCAGCCTCCCCAAGGCCTTTCCCGGTGTGACCAAGGCGTCACGAAAAGCCATTCTTTCCTTCCGGGTTGATGGACAGATCGAAGACTTTCCGGTGCATGCCGGTCAGATCCTTCCCAAAGGCTCACTGATTGCCCAACTGGATGATACGCCCTATCACAATGTTGTTGATGCAAGGCAGGCTGATTTTGACCTTGCCAAGATCAGCCTGGAGCGGGCTCAGAAGCTGTTTGAACAGGACCACGTGGCCAAATCGACGCTGGATGCCGCTCGTTCAACCTTCCAGTCAGCCGAGGCTGCTTTGAAGGCAGCCCGCGACAATGTCGATTACACCAGCCTCACGGCGCCCTTCGATGGCCTGGTTGCCAAGACCTATGTCGAGCGCTACCAGACCGTTTCGGCCGGGATGCAGATCGTGCAGTTTGAAGGAACAGAGAATGTCGACGTGGTGTTCAACGTGCCTGAAAAACTGTTCCTGCGGTTCAACCCGAAGAAGCTGGCCATCAAGCCAACGCTCAACATCGAGTTCGATGCCCTTCCCGGCAAGAGTTATCCGGCTCAATACAAGGAAATCGACACCGTTCCGGACAGTGTGACCCGCTCTTATGCGGTGACGGTCACAATGCCCCGGCCAGCTGATCTAACGGTCTTTTCCGGCATGAGCGTGACGGCAAGCCTCAATCTGGCAGAGCTTTTGTCCAACAGCGACGATGGCGGCGTTTTGATTCCGCTTGAAGCCGTGTTTGAACAGGACGGCAAACGCTGGGTCTGGAAGCTTGACGAGAATAGCGAGGCTCACAAGACCGAGGTGAAGGTATACGGTATTCAGGATGGCAGCATCCGCATTTCGGAAGGTTTGAAGGACGGCGACAAGGTGATCGCAATCGGCGTCTCCTACGTTACCGAAGGACTGAAGGTTCGCCCCTTCAAGAAGGAAGGCGGGCTCTGA
- a CDS encoding efflux RND transporter permease subunit, whose protein sequence is MKLTDYAIENKVFSWMMTFLLLAGGIYAYMNLGRLEDPEFTIKEAVIVTAYPGASPLEVEEEVTLPVETALQQLPYVKHITSISSSGLSQVTVEMKDKYRSAELRQIWDEMRRKIHDMESSLPSGSYPPIINDDFGDVYGIYMAITGDGYSHQELSDYADFLRRELVLVDGVGKVTIEGTLQKQIILEISRAKLAAHNISVASLTALLQNQNIVSDAGSIRVGSEYIRISSTGDYSNVDQIRDILLGQAGGDVVYLSDIADVKIDYADPPSHVYRFNGKPALTVGISFADGVNVTEVGDLVSQRLQQLESGRPVGVELNTIYNQPEQVTASIDDFLINLGESIIIVIVVLLVTMGLRSGILMSVILLLTICGTLMVMKLIGMPLHRVSLGSMILALGMLVDNAIVITDGILVGLKQGLSKVKAAHRIVTQTVWPLFGATAISIVAFAPIGLSPDSTGEYAGALFWVLMISLTISWILAITLTPFLASVMFSESEVQQGEGDEAIDPYKGFVYQIYKALLLFSLRWRWMTMIIMAGAMAAAIYGFGFVGQSFFPTSKLPMLTVDYWLPQGSDIRATMDDMDRLEAIMKKNDKIKQITSTIGAGAQRFMLTYKAERTYPNYGQFIVEVKNFDDIKDVRQWLDKELSEAAPYAFVKTSRFELGPAAGAKINARITGSNPVVLRQLANKVVDIYRNDPDAINIRHDWQERTKVLRPQFAEAEARRLGITKADIDRAILLNVHGLTIATARDGSDMLPIIIRPPLSERSSVDQLGDIQVYSSVLSRYVSIDQVVKFIDLAWEDPLIMRRDRKRTIQVWADVDPNAQITSLALFERLRGKVEALELPQGYELSWGGEYENQTKATEAVFANVPLGVLVMFAITVMLFNSIKQTLVVWMTVPLAIIGVTVGLLLFNLPFSFTALIGFLSLSGMLLKNGIVLIEEIKRLNEEDSLSIHDSITRAAVSRLRPVTMAALTTVLGLVPLVTDIFFNSLAVTIMFGLAAATVLTLIVVPVLFAIFYGVRFRRGETI, encoded by the coding sequence ATGAAACTTACCGACTACGCCATTGAGAACAAAGTCTTCAGCTGGATGATGACCTTCCTGCTCCTCGCTGGCGGCATCTATGCCTACATGAATCTGGGCCGACTGGAAGATCCCGAGTTCACGATCAAGGAGGCTGTCATCGTTACGGCCTATCCGGGCGCCTCCCCGCTGGAAGTGGAAGAGGAAGTCACCCTGCCTGTTGAAACCGCGTTGCAACAGCTGCCGTATGTCAAGCATATCACCTCCATTTCCTCTTCCGGCCTTAGCCAGGTAACGGTGGAGATGAAGGACAAATACCGTAGTGCGGAACTCAGGCAGATCTGGGATGAAATGCGTCGCAAGATCCACGACATGGAATCATCCCTGCCGTCCGGTTCCTATCCTCCGATCATCAACGACGACTTTGGTGATGTCTATGGCATCTACATGGCCATTACCGGCGACGGCTACAGCCATCAGGAACTGAGTGACTATGCCGACTTTTTAAGGCGTGAGCTGGTGCTCGTTGATGGCGTGGGCAAGGTGACCATTGAAGGCACCCTGCAAAAGCAGATCATTCTTGAAATCAGTCGTGCCAAGCTGGCCGCGCATAATATTTCCGTAGCTTCGCTGACAGCCTTGTTGCAGAACCAGAATATCGTGAGCGATGCTGGCAGCATCCGGGTTGGCAGCGAGTATATCCGGATCAGTTCCACCGGCGACTACAGCAACGTCGACCAGATCAGGGACATCCTGTTGGGACAGGCTGGCGGCGATGTGGTCTACCTTTCCGATATTGCCGACGTCAAGATCGATTATGCAGACCCGCCCAGCCACGTCTATCGCTTCAATGGCAAACCGGCGCTGACGGTTGGCATTTCCTTCGCCGACGGTGTCAACGTCACCGAAGTCGGCGATCTGGTCAGCCAGCGCCTCCAGCAACTGGAAAGCGGTCGTCCGGTCGGTGTCGAGCTCAACACGATCTACAATCAGCCAGAACAGGTCACGGCGTCAATCGACGACTTCTTGATCAACCTTGGCGAGTCGATCATCATCGTCATTGTGGTTTTGCTGGTTACCATGGGGCTGCGTTCGGGCATCCTGATGAGCGTCATCCTGCTGCTGACCATTTGCGGTACCCTGATGGTAATGAAGCTGATCGGCATGCCGCTTCACCGCGTTTCCCTCGGGTCGATGATTCTGGCGCTCGGCATGCTGGTTGACAATGCCATCGTGATCACCGACGGCATCCTGGTGGGATTGAAGCAGGGCCTGTCCAAGGTCAAGGCCGCCCACCGCATCGTCACCCAGACGGTTTGGCCTCTGTTCGGCGCGACAGCCATTTCCATCGTCGCCTTTGCGCCGATTGGCCTGTCACCAGACAGCACCGGGGAATATGCCGGGGCCCTCTTCTGGGTTCTGATGATTTCCCTCACGATCTCGTGGATTCTCGCCATCACCCTGACGCCGTTCCTCGCATCCGTCATGTTCTCCGAATCTGAGGTGCAACAGGGCGAAGGTGACGAGGCAATCGACCCCTACAAGGGGTTTGTCTACCAGATCTACAAAGCCCTGTTGCTGTTCTCGCTCCGCTGGCGGTGGATGACGATGATCATCATGGCCGGAGCCATGGCTGCCGCCATCTATGGCTTCGGCTTTGTGGGGCAGTCCTTCTTCCCGACATCCAAGCTGCCGATGCTGACCGTCGACTATTGGCTGCCGCAAGGATCTGACATTCGCGCCACCATGGACGATATGGATCGGCTTGAAGCGATCATGAAGAAGAACGACAAGATCAAGCAGATCACCTCGACCATCGGCGCGGGCGCCCAGCGCTTCATGCTGACCTACAAGGCCGAACGGACCTATCCGAACTATGGCCAGTTCATCGTCGAGGTGAAGAATTTTGACGACATTAAGGACGTGCGCCAATGGCTAGACAAGGAGCTGAGCGAGGCCGCGCCCTATGCCTTTGTCAAGACCAGCCGTTTTGAACTCGGCCCTGCTGCAGGGGCCAAAATCAATGCCCGGATCACCGGTTCCAACCCTGTCGTGTTACGCCAGTTGGCTAACAAGGTCGTCGATATCTATCGCAATGATCCCGATGCGATAAACATCCGCCACGATTGGCAGGAACGGACCAAAGTCCTGCGACCGCAGTTTGCCGAAGCAGAAGCTCGGCGCCTTGGCATCACCAAGGCGGACATTGATCGCGCCATCCTGTTGAATGTCCATGGCCTGACCATTGCCACAGCCCGCGATGGTTCTGATATGCTACCGATCATCATCCGCCCGCCGCTTAGCGAACGCAGCAGCGTCGATCAACTTGGCGACATTCAGGTCTATAGCTCCGTCCTTTCGCGCTATGTCAGCATTGATCAGGTGGTCAAGTTCATTGATCTGGCGTGGGAAGACCCGCTGATCATGCGGCGCGACAGAAAACGCACCATTCAGGTTTGGGCCGATGTCGATCCCAATGCCCAAATCACCAGTCTGGCGCTGTTCGAACGCCTCAGGGGCAAGGTTGAAGCACTGGAGCTGCCGCAGGGTTATGAACTGAGCTGGGGCGGCGAATATGAAAACCAGACCAAGGCAACCGAGGCAGTCTTTGCCAACGTCCCGCTTGGTGTGCTGGTCATGTTTGCCATCACGGTCATGCTGTTCAATTCGATCAAGCAGACGCTTGTTGTCTGGATGACGGTTCCACTTGCCATCATTGGTGTGACGGTCGGCCTGCTGCTCTTCAATCTGCCGTTCAGCTTCACCGCCCTCATCGGCTTCCTGTCCCTGTCAGGCATGTTGCTCAAGAACGGCATTGTGCTCATTGAAGAAATAAAGCGATTGAACGAAGAGGATAGCCTGTCAATCCACGATTCCATCACGCGGGCGGCTGTTTCGCGCCTGCGACCGGTAACCATGGCGGCATTGACTACCGTGTTGGGCCTTGTGCCGCTGGTCACGGACATCTTCTTCAACTCGCTGGCAGTGACCATCATGTTCGGCCTTGCTGCGGCAACCGTGCTGACGCTTATCGTCGTTCCGGTGCTGTTCGCCATCTTCTATGGCGTTCGCTTCCGGCGTGGCGAGACGATCTAG